The Pyrenophora tritici-repentis strain M4 chromosome 2, whole genome shotgun sequence genome window below encodes:
- a CDS encoding tyrosinase central domain protein, with product MRFSSPLALALLAGTLSNALPAPQDSTLEPSALPTEASSDASTASGQIEKLVAYAQQQAEAELKANSKKRGTCNKNNIAVRREWSALSKTERKAYTDAVLCLQSKPAKTPASVMPGAKSRFDDFVGNHIISTLNIHYTGNFLAWHRYFTWQYEQALRNECGYKGYQPYWDWAKTAVTGLENSSMLDGSAYSMSGNGEAVAGQGDVVIINTGPPEIRIPHGTGGGCIKSGPFKNMKVNLGPASLNLANGTTIANGDGLGYNPRCLKRDLTDYTIRKWATSPLVASLIIDNKDIWNFEMTMQGWPGTQDLGVHGGGHYAMGGDPGRDFFVSPGDPLFYLHHGMIDRTWWIWQALDTKTRTSGAGISGTQTFLNNPPSANTTLEDVVDLGYAASPPVKIADLMSTVKGPMCYMYA from the exons ATGCGTTTCAGTTCTCCTCTAGCGTTGGCACTCCTTGCTGGGACTTTGTCAAACGCGCTACCAGCCCCCCAGGATTCAACACTAGAACCTTCGGCGCTACCAACGGAAGCCTCGAGCGACGCCTCAACTGCAAGTGGGCAAATCGAAAAACTAGTCGCGTATGCGCAACAGCAAGCCGAAGCTGAGCTGAAGGCCAACTCCAAGAAGCGTGGCACTTGCAACAAGAACAATATCGCCGTACGCCGAGAATGGAGCGCTCTTTCCAAGACCGAACGAAAAGCTTACACCGATGCTGTGCTCTGCCTTCAGTCAAAACCGGCCAAGACCCCTGCTTCCGTTATGCCTGGAGCTAAGTCACGGTTCGATGACTTTGTTGGCAACCATATCATCTCGACCCTGAACATTCACTACACGGGTAACTTCCTGGCATGGCACCGCTACTTTACCTGGCAATACGAGCAGGCGCTGCGCAACGAGTGCGGCTACAAGGGCTACCAGCCATACTGGGACTGGGCCAAGACTGCTGTCACTGGCCTTGAGAACTCGTCCATGCTCGACGGCTCAGCTTACTCCATGTCTGGCAATGGAGAGGCGGTTGCAGGTCAAGGAGATGTTGTCATCATCAATACAGGACCACCAGAGATTCGCATTCCCCACGGTACCGGTGGTGGTTGCATCAAGAGCGGCCCATTCAAGAACATGA AGGTGAACCTCGGCCCAGCTTCCCTGAACTTGGCCAACGGAACCACAATCGCCAATGGTGACGGCCTAGGATACAACCCAAGGTGCCTGAAGCGCGACTTGACCGACTACACAATCCGAAAGTGGGCGACATCACCCCTCGTCGCCAGCCTGATCATCGACAACAAGGATATCTGGAACTTTGAGATGACCATGCAGGGCTGGCCGGGAACCCAAGACCTCGGTGTCCACGGTGGTGGTCACTACGCCATGGGCGGTGACCCAGGCCGCGATTTCTTCGTCTCTCCCGGCGACCCTCTCTTCTACCTGCACCACGGCATGATTGACCGCACCTGGTGGATCTGGCAGGCTTTGGACACCAAGACGCGTACCAGCGGCGCGGGTATTTCTGGCACTCAGACTTTCCTCAACAACCCTCCTTCCGCCAACACGACGCTTGAGGATGTTGTGGATCTCGGATATGCTGCAAGCCCGCCGGTGAAGATTGCAGACCTCATGAGCACAGTCAAGGGACCCATGTGCTACATGTACGCGTGA